Proteins from a genomic interval of Osmia bicornis bicornis chromosome 11, iOsmBic2.1, whole genome shotgun sequence:
- the LOC114882126 gene encoding uncharacterized protein LOC114882126 isoform X1 has translation MEYFTIDEKGCTNVVEENNTIRVDMKNLMQALSSCTEHGEAVHNNADEQGESSSQQQRYAQSAIDQQQESGAQASDIQSNQQQKSNVQATRDQASQTESDYYGECMVVVERNSKGEKGRTKNIGPEVPAMSFNISNDLNKDPDLITLGDALKLFRLPEQLQKLDSSLEKVRRHIKDKEQHEDYLKGVDKNIQKLSLKYHPDKVKSRGGSDEELAQAQKMQTILNATRSVLNSLTRAFLENLDIDYKYEFYAKIEINLLGNEDEIKKLNLQVLHNLVMLSEIKQKIIAQINKFLNASNKSIESFTKDNVTDFEEHRNNALLYLSTCIDGYNELSEEFYEVKKEFKEDKELEIMSSLINRMAKEICMQLNTLIELEQFAKSSLTGRFQIFTNCENEDKYFVLPFVKYINVLLMCSKVCSKEKNNGVWQYIKKFITKTHEIKIREQDLKQEEERYVDAYHLASYFNGNTKYDENELRNVLEIAGDEEISVENVKNKFNEVIRNIKDDLEKKFKPDDYIEGGTKKYIMKEYAKWMRIMDEFLKKEEKFIEDTWNEIINSHIEKERIKEECNEDIEENRKIKEDIRSFMQEMSSYMKHEETSQDKANY, from the exons ATGGAATACTTTACGATAGACGAAAAAG GCTGTACAAATGTTGTAGAAGAAAATAACACAATAAGAGTagatatgaaaaatttgatgCAAGCGTTATCTAGTTGTACGGAACATGGAGAAGCAGTTCATAATAATGCTGATGAACAAGGAGAAAGCTCTAGTCAGCAGCAACGATATGCTCAAAGTGCTATTGATCAACAACAAGAATCAGGTGCCCAAGCTTCTGACATCCAATCTAATCAGCAACAAAAGTCAAATGTTCAAGCTACCAGGGATCAGGCTAGTCAGACGGAATCAG ATTATTATGGAGAGTGTATGGTTGTAGTAGAAAGAAATTCTAAAGGTGAAAAAGGTCGTACAAAAAATATAGGTCCAGAAGTGCCAGCAATGtcgtttaatatttctaatgaTCTGAATAAAGATCCTGATTTAATAACTCTGGGTGACGCGTTAAAATTGTTTAGGTTGCCTGAACAATTACAGAAACTTGACAGTAGTCTTGAAAAGGTAAGGAGGCACATAAAGGATAAAGAACAGCATGAGGACTATTTAAAAGGggttgataaaaatattcagaaGCTATCTTTAAAGTATCACCCTGATAAAGTAAAAAGTAGAGGTGGTTCTGATGAAGAGTTGGCACAagctcaaaaaatgcaaactaTATTAAATGCGACAAGATCGGTACTAAATAGCCTTACTAGAGCATTTCTCGAAAATCTTGATATTGATTATAAGTATGAATTTTATgctaaaatagaaattaactTGTTAGGAAATGAAGATGAGATAAAGAAGCTGAATTTACAAGTATTACACAATTTAGTTATGTTATCAgaaataaaacagaaaattatagcacaaataaataaatttttgaacgCAAGCAATAAAAGTATAGAAAGCTTTACTAAAGACAATGTAACTGATTTTGAAGAACATCGAAATAATGCTCTACTTTACTTGAGTACGTGTATTGATGGATACAACGAATTATCTGAAGAGTTTTATGAGGTAAAGAAAGAGTTTAAAGAAGATAAAGAGCTAGAGATTATGAGTTCTTTAATAAATAGAATGGCAAAGGAAATCTGTATGCAGTTAAATACATTGATAGAATTAGAACAATTTGCTAAAAGCTCACTTACAGGAAGGTTTCAAATTTTCACTAACTGTGAGAATGAGGATAAATATTTCGTGTTACCTTTTGTTAAGTAtattaatgttttattaatgTGTAGCAAGGTATGTagtaaagagaaaaataacgGAGTATGGCAGTATATCAAAAAATTTATAACGAAAACacacgaaataaaaattcggGAACAAGATCTAAAACAAGAGGAGGAAAGATACGTTGATGCATACCATTTAGCATCATATTTTAATGGCAATACTAAGTATGATGAAAACGAGTTGAGAAATGTACTTGAAATAGCAGGAGACGAAGAAATTAGTGTCGAAAATGTCAAAAACAAGTTTAATGAAGTCATAAGAAATATCAAGGATGActtagaaaagaaattcaaaccTGATGATTACATTGAGGGAGGTACCAAGAAATATATTATGAAAGAATATGCCAAGTGGATGCGGATTATGGATGAGTTTCTgaagaaagaggagaaatTTATAGAAGATACCTGGAATGAGATAATAAATTCCCacatagaaaaagaaaggattaAAGAAGAATGCAACGAAGATATAgaagaaaacagaaaaataaaggaagaTATAAGAAGTTTTATGCAAGAAATGTCTAGCTATATGAAACATGAAGAAACAAGTCAGGATAAAGCTAATTACTAA
- the LOC114882126 gene encoding uncharacterized protein LOC114882126 isoform X2, translating into MKNLMQALSSCTEHGEAVHNNADEQGESSSQQQRYAQSAIDQQQESGAQASDIQSNQQQKSNVQATRDQASQTESDYYGECMVVVERNSKGEKGRTKNIGPEVPAMSFNISNDLNKDPDLITLGDALKLFRLPEQLQKLDSSLEKVRRHIKDKEQHEDYLKGVDKNIQKLSLKYHPDKVKSRGGSDEELAQAQKMQTILNATRSVLNSLTRAFLENLDIDYKYEFYAKIEINLLGNEDEIKKLNLQVLHNLVMLSEIKQKIIAQINKFLNASNKSIESFTKDNVTDFEEHRNNALLYLSTCIDGYNELSEEFYEVKKEFKEDKELEIMSSLINRMAKEICMQLNTLIELEQFAKSSLTGRFQIFTNCENEDKYFVLPFVKYINVLLMCSKVCSKEKNNGVWQYIKKFITKTHEIKIREQDLKQEEERYVDAYHLASYFNGNTKYDENELRNVLEIAGDEEISVENVKNKFNEVIRNIKDDLEKKFKPDDYIEGGTKKYIMKEYAKWMRIMDEFLKKEEKFIEDTWNEIINSHIEKERIKEECNEDIEENRKIKEDIRSFMQEMSSYMKHEETSQDKANY; encoded by the exons atgaaaaatttgatgCAAGCGTTATCTAGTTGTACGGAACATGGAGAAGCAGTTCATAATAATGCTGATGAACAAGGAGAAAGCTCTAGTCAGCAGCAACGATATGCTCAAAGTGCTATTGATCAACAACAAGAATCAGGTGCCCAAGCTTCTGACATCCAATCTAATCAGCAACAAAAGTCAAATGTTCAAGCTACCAGGGATCAGGCTAGTCAGACGGAATCAG ATTATTATGGAGAGTGTATGGTTGTAGTAGAAAGAAATTCTAAAGGTGAAAAAGGTCGTACAAAAAATATAGGTCCAGAAGTGCCAGCAATGtcgtttaatatttctaatgaTCTGAATAAAGATCCTGATTTAATAACTCTGGGTGACGCGTTAAAATTGTTTAGGTTGCCTGAACAATTACAGAAACTTGACAGTAGTCTTGAAAAGGTAAGGAGGCACATAAAGGATAAAGAACAGCATGAGGACTATTTAAAAGGggttgataaaaatattcagaaGCTATCTTTAAAGTATCACCCTGATAAAGTAAAAAGTAGAGGTGGTTCTGATGAAGAGTTGGCACAagctcaaaaaatgcaaactaTATTAAATGCGACAAGATCGGTACTAAATAGCCTTACTAGAGCATTTCTCGAAAATCTTGATATTGATTATAAGTATGAATTTTATgctaaaatagaaattaactTGTTAGGAAATGAAGATGAGATAAAGAAGCTGAATTTACAAGTATTACACAATTTAGTTATGTTATCAgaaataaaacagaaaattatagcacaaataaataaatttttgaacgCAAGCAATAAAAGTATAGAAAGCTTTACTAAAGACAATGTAACTGATTTTGAAGAACATCGAAATAATGCTCTACTTTACTTGAGTACGTGTATTGATGGATACAACGAATTATCTGAAGAGTTTTATGAGGTAAAGAAAGAGTTTAAAGAAGATAAAGAGCTAGAGATTATGAGTTCTTTAATAAATAGAATGGCAAAGGAAATCTGTATGCAGTTAAATACATTGATAGAATTAGAACAATTTGCTAAAAGCTCACTTACAGGAAGGTTTCAAATTTTCACTAACTGTGAGAATGAGGATAAATATTTCGTGTTACCTTTTGTTAAGTAtattaatgttttattaatgTGTAGCAAGGTATGTagtaaagagaaaaataacgGAGTATGGCAGTATATCAAAAAATTTATAACGAAAACacacgaaataaaaattcggGAACAAGATCTAAAACAAGAGGAGGAAAGATACGTTGATGCATACCATTTAGCATCATATTTTAATGGCAATACTAAGTATGATGAAAACGAGTTGAGAAATGTACTTGAAATAGCAGGAGACGAAGAAATTAGTGTCGAAAATGTCAAAAACAAGTTTAATGAAGTCATAAGAAATATCAAGGATGActtagaaaagaaattcaaaccTGATGATTACATTGAGGGAGGTACCAAGAAATATATTATGAAAGAATATGCCAAGTGGATGCGGATTATGGATGAGTTTCTgaagaaagaggagaaatTTATAGAAGATACCTGGAATGAGATAATAAATTCCCacatagaaaaagaaaggattaAAGAAGAATGCAACGAAGATATAgaagaaaacagaaaaataaaggaagaTATAAGAAGTTTTATGCAAGAAATGTCTAGCTATATGAAACATGAAGAAACAAGTCAGGATAAAGCTAATTACTAA
- the LOC114879998 gene encoding proteasome subunit beta type-2-like: MECLIGIQFKDFVLVAADMTTAQSIMVMKSDEQKIHKMSDKLIMAVSGEAGDTTQFSEYIGKNIQLYKMRNGYELSPKAAASFTRRNLADYLRSRTPYFVNLLMAGYDNNNGPELYFIDYLASCVRVPYAAHGYGGFFSLSILDRYHKYDSTEEEAYILMKKCVREIHKRLIVNLPNFKVQKVSKDGIKDLEPITAKVLAVEDAERA; the protein is encoded by the exons ATGGAATGTTTAATCGGAATTCAATTTAAAGATTTCGTGTTAGTTGCAGCCGATATGACTACAGCTCAATCCATTATGGTTATGAAAAGCG ATGAacaaaaaattcataaaatgtCTGACAAGCTTATCATGGCAGTCTCTGGAGAGGCCGGTGACACTACACAATTCTCAGAATACATAGGAAAAAATATACAACTTTACAAAATGAGAAATGGCTATGAGTTATCACCAAAAGCTGCTGCCTCCTTTACAAGAAGAAATTTGGCTGATTATCTTAGAAGCAGAACAccatattttgtaaatttgttaATGGCAGGATATGATAACAACAATGGACCagaattatatttcattgatTATTTAGCATCATGCGTCCGAGTGCCTTATGCAGCACATGGTTATGGGggatttttctctctttccatTTTAGATAGATACCACAAATATG ATTCAACAGAAGAGGAAGCTTATATACTAATGAAAAAATGTGTCAGAGAAATACATAAACGATTAATAGTTAATCTTCCGAATTTCAAGGTACAAAAGGTATCTAAAGATGGCATAAAAGATTTGGAACCCATTACAGCAAAAGTTTTGGCAGTAGAAGATGCTGAAAGAGCATAA